In Gopherus flavomarginatus isolate rGopFla2 chromosome 5, rGopFla2.mat.asm, whole genome shotgun sequence, one DNA window encodes the following:
- the F2 gene encoding prothrombin isoform X2 — MLKGNLERECLEEKCSYEEAYEALESTVRTDEFWRKYRECESQRKLRTTLDECLAGNCVSGSGQNYQGTISVTKSGIECQFWTSKFPHRPEFNITTHPDANLTKNYCRNPDNNPNGPWCYTRDPAVRWEECAVPVCGQDKTTVPFIPRTPPLDRTQEPCETDKGLYYDGNLSVTVSGAKCLPWASDKAKELSHGIMFLPEVKLVENYCRNPDGDDEGVWCYVDHPNTTFEYCDLHYCARSLDEMDDVIAGRTITQEHQTFFDVTTFGSGEADCGIRPLFEKKKISDKSEQELLASYIGGRIVKGENAEVGSAPWQVMLFRKSPQELLCGASLISDRWVLTAAHCLFYPPWDKNFTKDDILVRIGKHHRTKYERNIEKIAMLDKIIIHPKYNWKENLDRDIALMLLKKPIVFSDHIHPVCLPTRELVQSLMLTGFKGRVSGWGNLYETWSSGTAALPSVLQQVNLPIVSQDTCKASTNIKLTDNMFCAGYSPEDSKRGDACEGDSGGPFVMKPTVKL; from the exons ATGCTCAAAGGCAACCTGGAACGGGAGTGTCTAGAAGAGAAATGTAGCTATGAGGAAGCCTATGAAGCCCTCGAGTCCACTGTTCGCACG GATGAATTCTGGAGGAAATACAGGG AATGTGAATCCCAGAGGAAGCTCAGGACAACTCTGGATGAGTGTCTGGCAG GAAACTGTGTCTCAGGCAGTGGGCAGAACTATCAAGGGACAATTTCTGTCACCAAGTCGGGGATTGAATGTCAGTTCTGGACAAGCAAATTCCCTCACAGACCTGA GTTTAACATCACCACCCATCCGGATGCCAATCTCACCAAGAATTACTGCAGGAACCCAGACAACAACCCAAATGGCCCCTGGTGCTATACCCGAGACCCAGCAGTGCGATGGGAAGAGTGTGCTGTTCCAGTGTGTG GTCAAGACAAGACCACAGTTCCATTTATTCCCCGGACTCCTCCACTGGACAGAACACAGGAGCCATGTGAAACGGACAAAGGGCTGTATTACGATGGGAATCTCTCTGTCACCGTCTCGGGGGCCAAGTGTTTGCCATGGGCCTCAGACAAAGCAAAGGAGCTGTCCCATGGAATTATGTTTCTCCCAGAAGTGAAGCTGGTGGAGAATTATTGCCGGAATCCTGATGGAGATGATGAAGGTGTCTGGTGTTATGTGGATCATCCAAATACTACCTTTGAGTACTGTGACCTGCACTACTGTG cgAGGTCTTTGGATGAGATGGACGATGTAATAGCAGGGCGGACCATTACCCAAGAGCACCAAACCTTCTTTGATGTTACAACTTTTGGTTCAGGTGAAGCAG ATTGTGGCATCCGTCCCCTGTTTGAGAAGAAAAAGATTTCTGATAAGAGTGAGCAGGAGCTGTTGGCATCCTACATTGGGGGCCGGATTGTAAAGGGGGAAAATGCAGAAGTTGGCAGTGCCCCCTG GCAGGTGATGCTTTTCAGGAAGAGTCCACAGGAGTTGCTGTGTGGTGCCAGCCTCATCAGTGACCGCTGGGTCCTTACTGCTGCCCACTGCCTCTTTTACCCACCCTGGGACAAGAACTTCACCAAAGATGACATCTTGGTGCGGATTGGGAAGCACCATAGAACAAA GTATGAGAGGAACATAGAGAAAATCGCCATGCTGGATAAAATCATCATCCATCCCAAGTACAACTGGAAAGAGAACCTGGACCGAGACATTGCACTGATGCTCCTGAAGAAACCCATAGTCTTCAGcgaccacatccaccctgtgtGCCTGCCCACCAGGGAGCTGGTACAGAG CCTGATGCTGACAGGATTCAAAGGGCGGGTATCTGGATGGGGAAATCTGTATGAGACCTGGAGctctggcacagctgcactgccctCAGTTCTGCAACAGGTGAACCTCCCCATAGTCAGCCAGGATACCTGCAAGGCATCCACTAACATCAAACTCACTGACAACATGTTCTGTGCAG